AGTCGAGTTGAGtaggaaatgaaaaatgaCAGGACATGAAATAAATGAGCACGAAATAAGGATCATGTAAAAATTACAGAGTGGAAGGagaaaataaagaagaaaatcaaaaaagagTAGAGGGACCGGCGCCTATGCTAGCAACAGCTCCAGCTTCCAGAACGCTGCTGTTGCGCCTTTTCAAGtgcctcctcttcgtcggcTTGAGCAGACCACGCTGGagtgctggtgctggacAAGAATACGCTATCGCGTTTCTTGAGTTCGTTTTCCTTCTCAATGATATCCTTGCGGACTATGATCGCGGATATAAGATGTTCGAAAAGATTTTGAATACCTAAAAGCGTTCATTTAGTTCAGAGTGGAATATGCCAAACCGGGACAAAGACGGGCGCATACCCATGTCATCTTTGGCAGACACTTCAAAGAGTTCCATGCCTTTACTCAAGCCCCATTCGCGATCATCGTCATAATCGTATTCTTCGTCGGCTTCCTCGATACTATTGCTGCTATTGTCGTTGTTATCGTTCCAACCGGAAACATGGGCAAAAGAGGAACCAAAACGGGAAGATTGGGGTGTCCTGGTTCCCGTGCTTGTGGTGCTGGAGCGAGTTACGGAAGCTGATGTCTTGGTCCGAACCTGTGCCGCAGGCTTACCGCGGGTGAGAGCCGAAGAACGGTTAGGAGGAAGATCCAAGTAGGCAGGGCCTTCAGGCGACAGAGGAGAGGGAGTGGGAGGGGTGACAAATGGGGGTGAGCGCAAACCGGGGAAGGAAGTGAAGCGTGGGCGGATATAGGACAGGGTTGAGGGCGCAGGCGGAGGTGGCGGGGGCGGAGGAGGTTTTGGCGGAGGAAACCAATTGTGCAGCGATAAGCGAGCGAGATCGGAGGTGACCTGACGGTGTCGATGGAGATCCGCCTTAGAACCAACGATGTAGATGATCAGTTCGGGCGGGCAGTTCTTCTTCAGCTCTAAGACCGAACAGGAGCGTCAGTTGCGAATTAGGGCAAATGAAATCAGGTCGGGTACCTTCGAGCCAGCCGCGAATGTCCTCGAACGTGGATGCATTGGTGATATCGTAAAGAAGGAGGGCCGCGTTAGCGCCTAGTAGGAGAGAAAGAATATGAGTCCTGACGTGGCCgacaaaagagaaaaacgTACCGCGATAGTACATGGGTGCCTGCAGACGAACGGGGGTCAGTGGCACTATATGCGCAAGACGAGAAAATCACGGACCATGCTCCTAAATCGCTCCTGACCAGCAGTATCCCAGAGCTGGAGACGAACCTTGAGCCCGTTCACGTAGACCTTTTTTGTGACAAAGAAGGCGCCgctggtggaggtggtgttCTTGGGATCGAACTTGTTCTGGGTATAACGGTGCAGCAGACTGGTCTTGCCGACACCTGGAGAAATGTGAGCAAGGAGGGGCACTGGAGGACAAGAACGCACCTGAGTTGCCCATTATCACGATCTTGCTGTCGATGCCCTGCTCGTAGCGAGAGCGCGAGTAGGGGTCAAGACTGGGATAGTCGTCCATGGCGACGAGGCCACGGACGGGGTGGGGGGTGGATATATGCGCGGCGGGGGCCACTGGGGCTTTTGGATGGTGGAGGTGAGAGGAGAAAGGCGTTGGACTGAATCTGAATGGAAATTGGCTACGGCCCCTGACATAAAGCAGACACACGTGGGACAATTCTATATTCACTCCATCACCCGACAAATCCTATTTCGGTCATAGTATTCTCATAGCGTTCTACGATATACCTAGCTCACTATCTACTCCTGCGAGACAACAGGGAACTCAAATACAACATCCTTGCCAGTCAGGCGGCGGTACACAGATGAGAATGAGTCCAGCTTGTACTCCAGCGATGTCGCGTCTTTCGAGTCGAGCAATCTGCGCATTCTCCGTTAGCTTGACAGCATATTGTCCATAGCCTCTCGACTTACACTTTGAGGAGCTTCGAGCCGTCAACAGCAACGCGGGTGCGCTTGCCCACAATTTCAGTGGGGTACACGAGATCCTCCAGGATCTTCTCGTGGACGTTCGTGAGGGTGCGGCTGCGGGGGCGCTTCTGCTTGACGCGCGAGTTGCGGGTGGGCTTGCGGAGCATGCGGCGCTGCGCAATGAAAACGACGTGGCGGTCAGAGAATTTCTTCTCGAGTTCACGGGTCAACCTGCGTAGAATAGCCACACATATATGTCAATTTAGCATATTAAATTCAGCGCCAATAACGCACCTCTGTTGGACCTTGTGGAATGCCTTCAATTGGGGAACGGGGACGAAGATAACAatggccttctttccaccGCGGACGTCAACCTCACGGGCAGCAGAGATCTGGAGTGCGCGAAGCTCAGTCTTGAGCTCGGGAACGTTGTTTTCGAGGTCGATCAGCGCCTGAGCAACGCTCTTTTCTGTCTCGTCGGGCTGGGTGTTGGGCGCATTGGCGGTGCGGAAAATTTTGGTGGCAATGGTGGACATCTTGAGGATATGGCCCTAGACGAACCAAAAGGCGACCAGTCAACATCCAGATTCCAATCGAGCCATCCACCCCAATCCATCCCTCTATTCATTCCAAATCACTCCCAACGTATCCCATTCCATCGTAGATACACCCTGGGCTTCAGACAGACAGAGATTCTACTCACCGGACCTTTTgacgacggcgacgacgacgagtaGAGACTTTCTTGACACTGATTCGTGAAGTCTGATCACAACAAGCGCAAATCCGGGCTCCGGCCGAGTCGGAGTTACCTTCCAAATAAGGAAGCCATGACCGGCATGTGGACTTGTGATTTGCACTGCCCAGGGCGCCTCTTTGGACAGAGACTTCCATAGACGATGTCGCCAACATTCATAGCGATGGCTTTGTCCCCGGCGCTACCTCATTTCCGTTCGGTCACCTGTGGCGCtgacaccaccatcaccacatAGCAGCGTAATCCCGACACATGAGCAGAGCTGCCCTTTCCGGCGGTCGTTGTTTGGACAAGGCCCAGCACACATTCCGTCTCTCCGAGTGCCAGGAATGTCATAAAAGGTGGAGGTCTCCGCATCAGATTTGTTGCAGTTTCAGACCCCACCCTTTGTCAATCTCTGCATTCATTTGTATTAACCTCCCGGATCCCGACATAACTATATACGTCTCGGAAATAGAGCTCTCTATCGGAGTAAGACTATCCCTACAGCTCAGAAAAGCTTAGATGCTTTAAAATAGGGTAGCTTATAGCGCGCCGCCCGATCCAATTCTGCACTCGGGAGACACCTTGGGGGAGCTTCCGGTGCTCTTGCAGGTATTAACAGCATAGGCGCATTATTTCTGGTGTTCTCTCACCTTATCGTCAATCGACTACCACGGTTCTACGACTTTAAGCCCTTCTGAACCGCCAGAAATACCGTCATTCAGTACCACTTCATCTTACTATTATTACTCGGCCTTCTCGATCAACGGAGCAAGATGTTTGCGAGCGATTGCAACTTCAAGACATATCCAATTCAAGACTCTTCGCGTGTTTTCTTGAATTCCTCAATCCATTTGGTCTCTACGTCACCTTTAGGCATTACCACGAACGATAAACACCCATCCTTTATCTGTAATCCGTCCATCGGCTGACCCTCTTTCGCTTTCGCGGCATTACACACATCTCGTAAAGTCATCTTCTTCCCGACTTTCAGCAAACGCTTCCGATACGTGGGTGCGTACACGACCAAGTTTCCTGCAACATATTCTCCCTTCTTATCCCACTCCGGTGCTGGAACTTGTGGAGGGAACATGGCTTCTATATGTGCCGCGAATGTGGTATCCTCCACGAAATCTGAAATGATATCGGAGGTCGCATATTGGGGATACAAAAAGAAGACAGGCAGAACAAGCGTATTTCCAGTAGGGTCTTCAGAATCGAAATGTGGCGCGACTGGGCTGACAGACCCGCCAGGTTTGTTGAAAATAATCAGATTGCGGTCCTGTACAAAGATAAGAAACTCAATTAGCCCCGGGTATCGCTTTCGCACTAGAGTAATAATAAAGACATACCCGGAGCGCTTTTTTCATGGTGAACACTTCTAATTGCTCTTTTCGTATTCTTTCTTGCTTCTCGCGCTCCTTTCGTTCTGCCTCGGCTTTGGCTTTCAGTGCCCGTTCTTGCACGTTCTTGATCCCAGTATTCTTTGTGTCATATGAAAGGCATCGATCGCAGCAATCTAGGGCTTCTTCAATTCGTCCGAGAGATAAGAGGGCAAGTGCTGATCTGTAATAAGCTTTCGAACACTTTGGATTCGCGGCAAGGGCCTTTGAACAATCCCTGAGTACGGAACCGAAGTTTTCTGTGTGCACAAAACGTTATACCCTGAACCCTCTCATTAATAATGCTGGACATGAACTCACGGAGTTCTAAGTTGCACGCTGCCCTGTTACATAGAAGTGCCTCAATGATAGGCTGCTCGGTTGGTTTTGCATCAAGCCCTTGCGTGTAGAAACCGACAGCTTCCCGGAACCGTTTTCCCTGGAAGTACTCATTTCCCTGCTCTTTAAAGTTTTGTGCAATTTCTGCAGGATATTGTCATATCTGCATTCAGTATCGATATGCACCAGTATCTCTCACCCACCATCCGGTGTTCCCTCATAAATCAAACTCTGGAGGGCGCTCATTGCTGGGTCCAGGTTGTCTTCCTCTGGGAGCGCCTTCATGAACAATGGCACCGAGTCGAAGGCTGCCAGTGCATCTTCCTCTGAGAGTTTAGGTTTAGGCAAAGGTCCTATTTCAGACATAGTGCGTGTAGTTGATGGATGAGGTCGTTGGCAAAGTGCGGCCAGGAGTCGACGCATCCAACGAGACAAAATTCTTGATGTAGATTAGATAACGAACCGGCGGCATTGACGCTTGCGTGCCTGAGTTTGTTTTTATCTACAAACGACGTCAGTCACGTCGACGGTTCGTGCCGACTGGTCACTCTTCGAACCATTTCTCCCACCAATGCGCTCGGTAAAAGGACTGACCAGGGCCTTGAACGACAGTGGGAGGTTCAGATACAAGGTTAGAAGGTCATTTTCCCGTAGTCTGGGACCCTTGACATGATAAATCAGTTTTTACACGTTAGGATCCAGAAGCTGTCGTTGACTTTCTGATTGTTGGGGGAGGTCAGTGAGAAGGCTTGAATCATTGTTCATCTTATCCTCTAACACGAAGCGCAGGTGTTGTCGGCCTTGCTGTTGCACAACGTCTAACTCAATGCTTTCCATATAAATCAACGTACCTGGTTGAAAGACATTCACGGGCTGGAGAGGAGACCAGGTATGCATCTTTGAAAGCCCAACTATTGATTGTTTGTTGATCAAGTGGGCCATCGTCTCAGTTCTCGTAATTCAGAAGTCATCCATTCAGGCATGCATCACTTCTCATGTTACACAAAAGTACGACTTATGTGCCAGATCCTACCCAGGTCTTTACTATCCTCCCGAGTCCCTCAAGACCAAACTATGCCTCCGGGGTCGTGATCTCATGTACGAACGCTGCATAACCTACAATATACCCTACAAGCAAACGGGAAAGCTCGTTGTAGCCAAAGCCAACCAGCTTCCGTACATCCAAAGCCTCTACACTAAATCTCTAAAGCTCAAATGGCCTCCTTACTCCTCTACAGAGGCGCAGAAGGAACCAGTGCTTCCAACAAAACTGCTCTCACGAGAAGCCATCGAAAAACTCGAGCCTGATCTTTCTACTGATATAGTTGCGGCGTTGTGGTGTCCTAAAACTGGAATTGTGGACTCGCATTCCTTTATGGAAAGTTTGGAACAGGATGTCATCGATTCGGAAGAGGGCCAGCTTGTTTTCAACTCTGAAGTTGTGCGTATCGACCGATACCGCAATCCAAGTGAAAAGAAATACGTGGGTGGCGCTAGCTCTAGTGAGGAGGGCTGGGTAGTGCAAGTTCGttctgaagaggaagaaactTACTCCTTGCTCGCCCGGACACTGATTAACGCGTCTGGCTTGTCCAGTGTTATGGTTCTTAATTCGTTACTTCCTCAAGATAAAAGGATTCCCATGTTCTATGCAAGAGGATCGTACGCGTCATATCATGGCCCTGGGGTTTCAGACATCAAGCATCTCATCTATCCATGCCCTCACACAGGACCAAATGCCCATGCCTTTGAGTCTCTGGGAACACATCTAACATTGGATCTCCAGGGGAAAATACGCTTTGGCCCCGACATAGAGTGGATAGATATTCCAGAAGAAGATATCAAAGGAACTGAAGAGGACACAGATTTCTGGACGAAATGGTTAAAGCCAGACGATTCGCGACTGCCGGATATCCATCAAGCCGTCACCAGTTACTTACCTGGAGTAACATTAGAGGGCCTACAACCGGATTATGTTGGCATTAGACCGAAGCTCATACCACCAGGAGGCGGTTTCCAGGACTTCCTTTTCAGAACAGATTATCCCGACGAATTCACCCAGAGAAATGGTAGCAACCCAATGGTCAGTTTACTCGGAATAGAGTCACCAGGGTTGACATCAAGTCTGGCAATTGCAGAAATGGTTGTCGATGGTATGTTGAAGAGGTAGCATGAGTAGCCCAATGATGGCATATCTAGAAAAAATGTATTCATTGAAGTGGAAATATCAGACAGTGGAGGATGCATCTATGCGCGAGCCTTCACTTTAGGCTCCCATGCCTTGATCTTTGGAACAACGGTGTTGTACGACTTGTAGGCTCCCCGTGTACCAGTCAAGTTCTCAACATAGGTCTATGGAGGGCAGTAATTAACCTCAAGATTAAGCGTTAAATAATGAATAGAGCGTACCCCCTTCCATGGAGGAGATGAGGCCTGCATGACAGGGTCGTTTGTGGGAGGTTCTTTACGGATGTGGTGTATCCACGAGTGCCATTCGGGAGGGACTTGAGTGGCGTTGTATTCATGCTACATGATAATGCATTTAGTGAAGATAGTTTCAGCCGCATCGAGAGTAGTTTATACTTGAGCCAAGTCAACCCATCGGTGGCGACCTGTAAATCACAACGTCGTTAAAACGCCAAATTGAGTGGCCAGAACAGACAACACGCACCAGGAACTTCCTCCTCTGGATTCCTGTTTTCGAAATACCTGTTTCCGAACCTAGAACCAACGTCCGTTCAGCGACATTCCTGCACCCAAAATGCCCCGACGTACTGATCCTTTCCGACGTAAGTTCCCGCTTTGGCATCACCGATGTACTGCATCTGCCTCCACCACTCCCGCAGCCCAACACGGCGCATATTTCGGATCGTCCGTTGCAGCGAGACCATGGTTCCGAAACTAGGTTTTAACGAGTGAGAGATGCACCAAGTTCTGAACTGGGCGTTGGAGAAGTGAGTATTTGTCCGTGTTTAGTTCGAAGGATTGATCCAATTACCAGGCGCAGGCGCGATTCGCGACGCGTTCAACCATCTCATCTTTAACTACATTCAAATTTGCAAGCTTGCAGACATCGGCGTATCTGAACAAAAGTCGCTTTTGACTGATATCTGATAAGGCGTCGTTCTCTCGTCCCGCCGTTCTGGATGACATTCTCTGTGGAAGCCATGCAGTCAGCCACGATCGTTACTTGTCTCACTTATGGATCGCAATTTCAAGAGGAGATGATTGCTCCTCCCAGCTCACCTCGCCTTTTTCTATACCCACTACTGAGCAACTTTCAAACCATATATCCGTTCTACTTGTGCTTCTTCTGTGTCTGAGCGAATGGCGTCTTTCGCGGGTATCGTCGTCATTGTCGTTTTATACCTTCGTGatttctttctcctcttctccgGGGCATCATCGTTGCTTCTTTTCTACCTTTGGCACTCTCATAGCGACTCTCAGGAAATCGCCCATTCAGAATCACTTCTCCCTGCCGATAGCGACCTTTCCAAAGGTATTCATTCATTTGCCCAACTCAGAATGGACAATAATCGTACACTCTCTGCAGTTGGAGAGTCGGTCCCGATCATAAATATATCCTCTGTAGATGCCGACGACGCAACTTTGGTTCCTGACGTTTCCGAGGATGATGGACTCCAGCTCAGCTTTCTAATGGTATTCCATACGCACCTGGAAAACGTCTTGGCCAAGTACACTCATCTCATCGCCACAGGTTTCCATTAGCAACATTTCCATGAATACCAAAGATAAAGATAGCATTCAACTAGTCTCCAACTTCGACCGCCTGAAGGCCCAGAGTACAAAAACTCTAGAGGCGCTCATGTTGAATCGCAGAAGAATGGCAGATAGAAGCGGTAAGGCGATTCCTTTTATTCATGATATTTCATTAAAAGAGGCTTCATCGCGATGTTTTTGACAGCTGCGCAGGTTAGAAAACTGCGCGTCAAACGGGCGCAGGCTGCTGTGGACAGCAGAACATGCCTATTTCGTATTTGAAGCAAAGAAGACagttgtttcttttttatctcGTATCGTTTTGTAAGGAATTCTTGTATTTTTAAATCCATCCATattttgtcatttttttgcattttgaCCTGGTGTTTTGCCAACGACATACGCGCCTTCGAGGCTTTTCGACAGATCCATTCATCTGACAATGTGATCGGCGTATCAAATATTGCGTCGTATCGATTGAAGGTGAAATGTCGCGTTTCAATGTCATAAAGACTGGGTTTTGCACAGCTATGTATGGGGCGCCCTTCCCGACTTCATTCTCTCAGTCACCCTTTCTACAGAGCAAACGAACTTCTCACGAATTTGATTGGCCAGGCAAGTGGTAATACTATACTGGGAATGTGCACCATAGGAACACACATCACGAAGTGGAACAACGCCAGACAGCTGCTTGATGAACACATGTTTTTTGATCACAAATACGCCAGGATCATGCCTCCAAGTCCTGATTTACGGGATGCATTTTGATATGCCAGTAATAAATCGACCAAGGCGCGGAATCTATCACTTCTTCGCTTTGTTCTCACCCTTCATCTCTATTCTGCGCTCTGGCAGCTGCACTCCCTTCGTTAAAGAGCTGAAGCCTGCGGCTTCAATTCACTTCCTGTCTTTTCTGTTAACGTTGGAGACGTTCTTTTTTTGCAGGAGTGGTGGCGGAATAGATTTGGACTTCAATGTCTATGATTAATGGCACAAGTAAGTAAAGCTGGCTCCGATCCTCGAGTGGAGCTGATCGATACGAATCGTCGTTATTTCAGGTATTACCAACAGCAATACCAATGGACTCCCCGTAAACATCGTGCGAGGAACCCATAGCCAGCTGGTGCTGTTCCTGGTACTCAATATGTGGCCGTCACACTTTGGCCTACTCGTGTTAATAGGAATCGTCGTTTTTTCCAAGAAGGTGAAGAGGCACCCCACATTTGTGAACCTATGCGTGGCATTTATAATCGCCGGACTGTGAGCCCTTTCATTGAACCTCGACCAAAAGGCTTTGGCGCTGATTAGTACCATTAAGGTCTTCGAGTTTGCTGTAAGTGTGTTTGTGAGGTACTGAGGAGATGATCGTCACTGAGATGATACTGGTTTTAGAGTATATGCTGGAAGGACGACCGGTCCAGAACCTTCACGCATGCTGTGTCTATTCCAGGCATCTTTGCTATATGGAATGCCAGGCCTGTACGTTTCATCTTCGCCTCAATTCATTGAATCCTTCATGACATTAACCTGGTAATCTAGCACATCCACTGCGGCCTTCATGCTGGTATTACAGGTGAGTAAATTCTATCATTCGGGACCGACGGATCATCTGGAAGAACTCCATGTTTATCTATAGATGTTCTTCACTGTCAGGGCGTCTTCGCGGGGTTTAAGTAACAACGACGAAGATCATTTTTTCCGGCTTTGGGGGGTATGCTATGCAATTGAGAAACTAAATCCAGAAGACGCTGATAACCTTTTTAGATGTTAGCCGCCCCGTATTTGGCTTGGTTGATCAGTATCATAGCCACCGCTGCTGTAAGAGCATGCTGTGTTTTCAACAAATAATGTACAATCATTGAAGTTCTTTAATGTACTTATTAGGTCGGAGCCGCAAATCCACAACACGTCTCGCGCAACCGGCGCTTCTTTTACTGTTCTGTAGAATCGCTCCCGTTGTAAGTTGGATCCCGACTCAAAGCTGCAAAAATTCACCGGTCATTTTTATATGAAGGACCAATACTCTGACTGTTGCTGCTGCGATAATTCTATTTGGCTCGCTGGTAGCGGTGGGTAAGTCATTTTACCTCAGACTCTGTACAATTCCGAGGACTCAAGCAATGGCTTTGTGTTCAGTGTGGACTATGACCATCCTATATAAGCGCATGTATGGTTCTGGTCGAGAAAACTCAGGGTTCACATTAGACCTGAACTTACCCATCCGTGTCATGTGCTTTGCGGTATACATAATTGTCGCCATGAGGTATTGAACTTTCTGTAAGGTATCAAATCGTACTCGaatttactttttttttgcctggTAGCTTGAGTTTATTGTCTGTCACGTCGCCGTCGAGTCCAGCTCCTGATCTTGTGATAGCTTCTGGTATGTTTTGAACATTTAATATTTAACTTTAGACCTTGTTTGTTGATTATCCTGCCACTCTTAGCGGCCACCGTCGTCATTCTCATTTTCGGAACACAGAAGGTTAGTTGTAATCAGCAACTTCACATATCATGACATACTATTCTGACGCTGATTTTGTTACAGGACATCTTAGGAGTCATCGTATTCTGGCGACGACCCGCACCACTAGAGAACCAAATTCGCGTTGATCTAAAAGTCGAGTTTGAGCGAGAGGCCGACATCCCTCCCAAGGTTCCTGAGAAAGACTACCCGACGACTCATGTTTAAATGCTCCATTTGTTTATTTATTTTGGTTTGACCACTTTCACAGCCTCGAGAAACCCGTCAGAGGTCGCCCGACGGCTGTAGCCTTTTTATTATGAGTGCAATTGTGCGATGTACAGTTTTGATTCTGTTTGGTTCGTTTCTTGTGTTGTAAAAATATGATGATGTAAAGGAGTCAAGCCTATACTCCACGCTTTAAAAATTGACGAATTGTTGAATGATATAATTGCATCTACTAGCTATTGAATTTAGGTGTAGGTCTACGGGAGCTTGGTATATGTAGTGTAGTGTGATTTCAATTGGCATAAAGATATATAGTATGTTGCAGTGGTAGAAAAATGATAAACTGAAAGAGTAACTTGAAAACAACCGTCCAAAAATAGTCCCGCAAATATAGCAGTGGTTCTATATACAAAGCAACAGACACATTGCAAACGAAGAggcgatgaagaaaaaagtggTGCATCGAAATGAATCTAAAAAAAGCTTATAGAAGTTAATACTTCATCACATGTGAACGTAGTTCGCGCAGAGAGTCCCAGTCGGGCAAGTCATATAAACTAGGAAGATTCTCCCAAGCATCGACTCTGAAATTGTTATGGTATGAGCGGCACATGCTCAGGCATTGACCACACATCCCTTGTTCGCCAAATTCGTCCCAATCGCCTTTGTCCCAGACAGTCCCTAGGAAGTCCATATCGCGGCGCTTATTCCCGCGGGTGATATATATGTTAGCCAATTCTCCTTGTCGAATTTCATTGCACTTTCTGCTAGAATTGCATTGAGGAAGGGAGACATGTAGGAAGGAGAGAACCCTTGATGTCTCTTCCTTCTGAGAGATAAACCCTGTTATAATCTTGTTTTTTATCGCCGGCAGTAGTGAGTCGTCGTTACATTCTGCCCATTTAGGGTGCTCCAGTATTTTGTCGACGTTGTAGAGACAGCATTCATAAAATGCCGCAGGCAAAATCCAGAAGGCGCGATGAGCCATGCAAAGTTCAATTAGGGAGAAGGTATTCGTCAATGTATGAGGAATTGTCTGATAAAACTCGGCGGAGCGGTCCACTGAGAATGTTGATCGTTGTTCTCTGGAATCCCAGTCCTCTATATTTGTGCACGGATATGCCAATTCCAAATGAGCCAGCGCATTCCGCCGCAAGTAGTTCACCTCATAAAGCGAAGCCAGTTTAAAAATGGCCAAAATGACCtcaaatttttcttttttggggggCCTGTCGAAGTGTCTGTAGTTTTAAAGATAGAATATTGAAGTCAGTACTACATCCCAAGTGATATATTCATATACCGACTCAGGATCAAGAAGAGCATGCACGAATTCCTCAGCTTCTTTAGCAGTGACATCAAGCATTTCAAAGACGATGATATCTTTTCCTTGCGTTTTTTGAATGATTTCAGACCCCGATCCTACATATATCTTCTTGCAGAAAACGGGTGGTGAGGTTGGGGAGCCGTCGTAAGCGGCCTTGAAAACAGGGGATTTTCTTAGAAATAATGTGGCCAGCATCTTGAAAAGGCGCCCCTCTGCCTCAAGAATGACAAATCCAGTATTTTCTGACCACCAGTTCTCTACAATTTTGACGTTTGTAGGCTCGTTTGGGGCTATATTGTCCGCCATGGGCGCCGTCGAGTCGAAGGTAAGATTTGGGCTAGTGACCGCGAAAGATGGGGAGTCCGACGCTGTCCAGTGTGAGCCTGACGATGACGGTGGGGTAGTGACCATGAATTCCCAGTCTTGATATTGGATATCCTCGCCTGGGACCATTGAGTCAAGGAAGGGAGCTATTGTGATGACAGTGGAACTTTGGTGGAAAGAGATGGAAATATTACAAGTCCAAGCTCCCACAGTCGGGGCTTGAATTGGACGTGACAACACGCAAAAACAAAATCACAAATTTCGTTAGTCGGCGGTTGAGCAAAGTCGCGTTATTCCTATAGACATGGCCGTGAGTTCTTCGCTGCCTCCAGTCCACCGTCGCTGACACCCAACCCCCCAGAGCCGTTGTTCTCCAGTCCTCAGAGCCCTCTCGCGACCAGCACCTTTCTCTCGGTATGTCCTTGCTGCTGTATTGTCGCCGACAAACACATAACTTTGCTTTTCTGCAGGTACGCGAGAACACCCAACTCTTCGCGATGGCTCGCGACAGCCTCCGAGACGAAGCCCTCGTCGTCAACACCACCCCCGCCCCCCGCCTCAGCAAACCCACTCATCACACGTATTGTTGACGACATTTCCGGCCTTACACTCCTCCAAGCGTCCGACCTCGTCACCCAGCTCAAGGTGCGCGGTATTGACCCTCCAGTCTATGGGATACCTGCAACTGATGCATTGACCTAGGCCCGTCTGAACATACAAGAGGTCGCCATGCCCgctgctactgctgctgcgcctgccgccgctgccgccccCGCCGCCGACGAGCCTGCTGCTGTATGTTCCGTTTCTCTTCCACTGACACGTATTGTTCTGACGTTCAATGTAGGAGAAGCCAAAGGAGAAGACTGTCTTCAATGTGATGCTCGAGTCCTTTGACGCCGGCTCCAAGCCAAAGGTCATCCGAGAGGTCAAGGCTCTCGTGCCCAACTTGA
The sequence above is a segment of the Psilocybe cubensis strain MGC-MH-2018 chromosome 4, whole genome shotgun sequence genome. Coding sequences within it:
- a CDS encoding Ras-related protein RabJ, with protein sequence MDDYPSLDPYSRSRYEQGIDSKIVIMGNSGVGKTSLLHRYTQNKFDPKNTTSTSGAFFVTKKVYVNGLKVRLQLWDTAGQERFRSMAPMYYRGANAALLLYDITNASTFEDIRGWLEELKKNCPPELIIYIVGSKADLHRHRQVTSDLARLSLHNWFPPPKPPPPPPPPPAPSTLSYIRPRFTSFPGLRSPPFVTPPTPSPLSPEGPAYLDLPPNRSSALTRGKPAAQVRTKTSASVTRSSTTSTGTRTPQSSRFGSSFAHVSGWNDNNDNSSNSIEEADEEYDYDDDREWGLSKGMELFEVSAKDDMGIQNLFEHLISAIIVRKDIIEKENELKKRDSVFLSSTSTPAWSAQADEEEALEKAQQQRSGSWSCC
- a CDS encoding 40S ribosomal protein, whose protein sequence is MSTIATKIFRTANAPNTQPDETEKSVAQALIDLENNVPELKTELRALQISAAREVDVRGGKKAIVIFVPVPQLKAFHKVQQRLTRELEKKFSDRHVVFIAQRRMLRKPTRNSRVKQKRPRSRTLTNVHEKILEDLVYPTEIVGKRTRVAVDGSKLLKVLLDSKDATSLEYKLDSFSSVYRRLTGKDVVFEFPVVSQE
- a CDS encoding Tetratricopeptide repeat protein 4-like protein (Tetratricopeptide repeat protein 4 homolog) — its product is MSEIGPLPKPKLSEEDALAAFDSVPLFMKALPEEDNLDPAMSALQSLIYEGTPDEIAQNFKEQGNEYFQGKRFREAVGFYTQGLDAKPTEQPIIEALLCNRAACNLELQNFGSVLRDCSKALAANPKCSKAYYRSALALLSLGRIEEALDCCDRCLSYDTKNTGIKNVQERALKAKAEAERKEREKQERIRKEQLEVFTMKKALRDRNLIIFNKPGGSVSPVAPHFDSEDPTGNTLVLPVFFLYPQYATSDIISDFVEDTTFAAHIEAMFPPQVPAPEWDKKGEYVAGNLVVYAPTYRKRLLKVGKKMTLRDVCNAAKAKEGQPMDGLQIKDGCLSFVVMPKGDVETKWIEEFKKTREES
- a CDS encoding L-2-hydroxyglutarate dehydrogenase, mitochondrial; translated protein: MRSVKGLTRALNDSGRFRYKDPEAVVDFLIVGGGVVGLAVAQRLTQCFPYKSTYLVERHSRAGEETRYASLKAQLLIACITSHVTQKYDLCARSYPGLYYPPESLKTKLCLRGRDLMYERCITYNIPYKQTGKLVVAKANQLPYIQSLYTKSLKLKWPPYSSTEAQKEPVLPTKLLSREAIEKLEPDLSTDIVAALWCPKTGIVDSHSFMESLEQDVIDSEEGQLVFNSEVVRIDRYRNPSEKKYVGGASSSEEGWVVQVRSEEEETYSLLARTLINASGLSSVMVLNSLLPQDKRIPMFYARGSYASYHGPGVSDIKHLIYPCPHTGPNAHAFESLGTHLTLDLQGKIRFGPDIEWIDIPEEDIKGTEEDTDFWTKWLKPDDSRLPDIHQAVTSYLPGVTLEGLQPDYVGIRPKLIPPGGGFQDFLFRTDYPDEFTQRNGSNPMVSLLGIESPGLTSSLAIAEMVVDGMLKR
- a CDS encoding NADH dehydrogenase [ubiquinone] 1 alpha subcomplex subunit N7BM, translated to MVSLQRTIRNMRRVGLREWWRQMQYIGDAKAGTYVGKDQFGNRYFENRNPEEEVPGRHRWVDLAQHEYNATQVPPEWHSWIHHIRKEPPTNDPVMQASSPPWKGTYVENLTGTRGAYKSYNTVVPKIKAWEPKVKARA
- a CDS encoding 54S ribosomal protein L12, mitochondrial, encoding MASRCSPVLRALSRPAPFSRYARTPNSSRWLATASETKPSSSTPPPPPASANPLITRIVDDISGLTLLQASDLVTQLKARLNIQEVAMPAATAAAPAAAAAPAADEPAAEKPKEKTVFNVMLESFDAGSKPKVIREVKALVPNLTLMDAKKFVESLPKVLKENLSKDEAEKLKKAFTDIGAVVKLD